From Humibacter ginsenosidimutans, a single genomic window includes:
- a CDS encoding L-serine ammonia-lyase: MAVYVSALELFSIGIGPSSSHTVGPMRAAERFATALGDAGILPDVTHVSCVLYGSLAATGVGHGTPDAVVAGLAGQHPETCDPQLVHGAWARAAEHGSLTLAGGPTVRFEASDITFEPRTRLPEHPNALVLRAWTGAAEEAGSTTPNEDALGEPAFEQTWLSVGGGFVRMLGEPASAATPAIDSDWAFDNAVGLLALCAENDVGVCDVAWRSELAARSEQDVLDGLDAIWRSMHACIERGLRPGTRELPGGLHVPRRAGAMRERLEACGPDQPDLPGEWMRAFALAVNEENAAGGRVVTAPTNGAAGILPAVLEYHLRFNTKAKQEDTRTFLLTAAAMGSILKANASISGAEGGCQAEVGSACAMAAAGLCAVLGGTPAQVENAAEIAVEHHLGLTCDPVGGLVQIPCIERNAIAASTAVSAARLALGGDGHHIVPLDVAIETMRQTGADMSDRYKETSAAGLAVNVIEC, from the coding sequence GTGGCCGTCTATGTGTCAGCGCTGGAGCTGTTCTCGATCGGAATCGGACCGTCGAGCTCGCACACGGTCGGCCCCATGCGCGCCGCCGAACGGTTCGCGACGGCGCTCGGCGATGCGGGCATCCTGCCCGACGTCACGCACGTGAGCTGCGTGCTGTACGGGTCGCTCGCCGCCACCGGCGTGGGGCACGGAACCCCTGATGCCGTGGTCGCGGGTCTCGCGGGTCAGCACCCTGAGACGTGCGACCCGCAGCTCGTGCACGGCGCGTGGGCGCGCGCGGCGGAGCACGGCTCGCTGACGCTGGCCGGCGGGCCGACCGTGCGATTCGAGGCATCGGACATCACGTTCGAGCCACGCACACGCCTGCCGGAGCACCCGAACGCGCTCGTGCTGCGGGCCTGGACCGGCGCCGCGGAAGAGGCTGGTTCCACAACGCCGAATGAGGATGCCCTCGGCGAGCCCGCCTTCGAGCAGACGTGGCTCTCCGTAGGAGGCGGATTCGTGCGGATGCTCGGCGAGCCCGCCTCAGCCGCCACGCCCGCCATCGACTCCGACTGGGCGTTCGACAACGCCGTCGGGCTGCTGGCGCTGTGCGCGGAGAACGACGTCGGCGTCTGCGACGTCGCCTGGCGCTCCGAGCTCGCCGCGCGAAGCGAGCAGGACGTGCTCGACGGTCTGGATGCCATCTGGCGGTCCATGCACGCCTGCATCGAGCGCGGGTTGCGTCCCGGCACGCGCGAGCTGCCTGGCGGCCTGCACGTTCCCCGTCGCGCGGGTGCGATGCGCGAGCGTCTCGAGGCGTGCGGTCCCGATCAGCCCGACCTGCCGGGCGAGTGGATGCGCGCGTTCGCGCTGGCGGTCAACGAGGAGAACGCGGCGGGCGGCAGAGTGGTGACGGCGCCGACGAACGGGGCTGCCGGCATCCTGCCCGCGGTGCTCGAGTACCACCTGCGCTTCAACACGAAGGCGAAGCAGGAGGACACGCGAACGTTCCTGCTCACGGCGGCGGCGATGGGGAGCATCCTCAAGGCCAACGCGTCGATCTCGGGCGCTGAGGGCGGATGCCAGGCCGAGGTCGGCTCGGCGTGCGCGATGGCCGCGGCCGGGCTCTGCGCGGTGCTCGGCGGCACGCCCGCCCAGGTGGAGAACGCGGCCGAGATCGCCGTCGAGCACCACCTCGGGCTCACGTGCGACCCGGTGGGCGGGTTGGTGCAGATTCCGTGCATCGAGCGCAACGCGATCGCGGCATCCACCGCTGTGTCGGCGGCGCGGCTGGCGCTCGGCGGGGACGGGCACCACATCGTGCCGCTCGACGTGGCCATCGAGACGATGCGGCAGACGGGCGCCGACATGAGCGATCGCTACAAGGAGACCAGCGCCGCCGGCCTTGCCGTCAACGTCATCGAGTGCTGA
- a CDS encoding TetR/AcrR family transcriptional regulator: MGTATATASRPMRADAQRNYDRIVQVASDAFAERGVLTSLDDIACRAGVGPGTLYRHFPTRDGLIAAALGGSLDKLAGLSESLTASDDPGAALDDWMLALAEHLRTYDNLPESIAEAFRVDDSPLRNSCRPLTNTTSVLVDRAKKAGVIRHDVDYRDLFALVSSVAWASQRRGDSDADLKRMLALATGGIR; encoded by the coding sequence ATGGGCACCGCCACGGCGACAGCGTCCCGGCCGATGAGGGCCGACGCGCAACGCAACTACGACCGGATCGTGCAGGTCGCCTCCGACGCCTTCGCCGAACGCGGCGTGCTCACCTCCCTCGACGACATCGCCTGCCGGGCCGGCGTCGGTCCTGGCACGCTCTACCGGCACTTCCCCACGCGTGACGGCCTCATCGCCGCGGCGCTCGGCGGCAGCCTCGACAAGCTGGCGGGACTGTCCGAGTCGCTCACGGCATCCGACGACCCCGGCGCAGCCCTCGACGACTGGATGCTCGCGCTCGCCGAACACCTTCGCACCTACGACAACCTGCCGGAGTCGATCGCGGAGGCATTCCGCGTCGACGACTCGCCCCTGCGCAACTCGTGCCGCCCGCTGACGAACACCACCTCGGTGCTGGTGGACCGCGCGAAGAAGGCCGGCGTCATCCGCCATGACGTCGACTACCGCGACCTGTTCGCGCTCGTCTCCTCCGTGGCGTGGGCATCCCAACGCCGAGGCGACTCCGACGCGGACCTGAAGCGGATGCTCGCGCTCGCCACCGGCGGCATCCGCTAG
- a CDS encoding DHA2 family efflux MFS transporter permease subunit — protein MADTALLPPTDGIRLPDRDRTRRTGGASRADASAGAVRTAATGIPTDAAPTRFRMLGLVVVFVTQLMLVVDASIVNVALPDIQKSLGFTPVGLSWVVTAYALAFAGLMLLSGKVGSMIGAKRALIIGTIVFIVASAAGGLAPSAAVLVIARIVQGIGAAIAAPSTLVLLMANTTPGKQRSRALALFMLAAGSGGAIGLILGGVLTTGFGWEWVMFVNVPVGILIVVGALLFLRETDRERARLDFGGAVASTLGMVSLIFGFTTAASAGWTDPVALVSFGVAVVSLVALVLIERRHHSPVVPLRLFSGPRNVAPLVAMLLVPAGMFAFFYFITLFTQQVLHFTPLETGLGLLPFVVTMVTVSQLVPRFLPRIGEWMVGAAGLFLLAGGLLWLSRLNEHDSFVTGILGPLVVMGLGAGMTFAPITAVAMDRAPEEHVSAASSVLQTMQQLGGSIGVAALTTVFVSVSATSGETGGVAAAVLGGATFVFIGFVLFAVWGSRVAADREDAAAPVAH, from the coding sequence ATGGCCGACACCGCACTCCTCCCACCCACCGACGGCATCCGCTTGCCCGACCGCGACCGTACCCGTCGCACCGGCGGCGCGTCACGCGCCGACGCCTCCGCGGGTGCCGTCCGCACCGCCGCCACGGGCATCCCGACGGATGCCGCACCCACCCGATTTCGCATGCTCGGCCTCGTCGTCGTGTTCGTCACGCAGCTCATGCTCGTGGTCGACGCGAGCATCGTGAACGTGGCGCTGCCCGACATCCAGAAATCACTCGGCTTCACGCCCGTCGGGCTCTCCTGGGTCGTGACCGCGTACGCGCTCGCGTTCGCGGGACTCATGCTGCTCAGCGGCAAGGTCGGCTCGATGATCGGCGCCAAGCGGGCGCTCATCATCGGAACGATCGTGTTCATCGTGGCATCCGCTGCCGGCGGCCTCGCGCCGAGCGCCGCCGTGCTCGTGATCGCCCGCATCGTGCAGGGCATCGGTGCGGCGATCGCGGCGCCGAGCACGCTCGTGCTGCTGATGGCCAACACCACGCCGGGCAAGCAGCGCAGCCGCGCGCTCGCGCTGTTCATGCTCGCGGCCGGCAGCGGAGGCGCGATCGGGCTGATCCTCGGCGGCGTGCTCACCACCGGATTCGGCTGGGAGTGGGTGATGTTCGTGAACGTGCCGGTGGGCATCCTCATCGTCGTCGGCGCGCTGTTGTTCCTGCGCGAGACCGACCGCGAGCGTGCTCGACTCGACTTCGGCGGCGCCGTCGCGTCGACGCTCGGCATGGTCTCGCTCATCTTCGGGTTCACCACAGCGGCGAGCGCGGGCTGGACCGACCCCGTCGCGCTCGTCTCGTTCGGCGTGGCCGTCGTGTCGCTCGTCGCACTCGTGCTGATCGAGCGCAGGCACCACAGCCCCGTCGTGCCACTGCGCCTGTTCAGCGGCCCGCGCAACGTGGCGCCGCTGGTCGCCATGCTGCTGGTGCCCGCCGGCATGTTCGCGTTCTTCTACTTCATCACGCTGTTCACCCAGCAGGTGCTGCACTTCACGCCCCTCGAGACCGGTCTCGGCCTGCTGCCGTTCGTGGTCACCATGGTGACCGTCAGCCAGCTCGTTCCGCGGTTCCTGCCGCGGATCGGCGAGTGGATGGTCGGCGCGGCAGGGCTCTTCCTGCTCGCGGGCGGGCTGCTGTGGCTGAGCAGGCTGAACGAGCACGACTCGTTCGTGACGGGCATCCTCGGTCCGCTCGTCGTGATGGGACTCGGCGCCGGCATGACATTCGCACCGATCACCGCGGTGGCCATGGACAGGGCGCCGGAGGAGCACGTGAGCGCGGCATCCAGCGTGCTGCAGACCATGCAGCAGCTCGGCGGTTCGATCGGCGTCGCCGCGCTGACCACGGTGTTCGTGTCGGTGAGCGCGACGAGTGGCGAGACCGGCGGCGTGGCGGCGGCCGTGCTCGGCGGTGCGACGTTCGTCTTCATCGGGTTCGTGCTCTTCGCCGTGTGGGGCAGTCGCGTGGCCGCCGACCGAGAGGATGCCGCGGCACCGGTCGCGCACTGA
- a CDS encoding nitroreductase family protein — protein sequence MSLTLASDRAAETSTPIHPVLAERFSPRAYDTSEPIDETKLTAALEAARWSPSAANTQPWRFIVARRGTPEFDAITANLMGFNQFWAVNAGALIVGLTRRVDAEGKPMRWAQYDLGQALAHFSVQAHHDGLHVHQMGGVLVDDLRSAFDVSDDFEILSVTAVGVLGDVDDLPENTRERERAPRQRLPLDELLLVNA from the coding sequence GTGTCTCTGACGCTCGCGTCCGACCGTGCCGCCGAAACCAGCACCCCCATTCACCCCGTTCTCGCCGAACGCTTCAGCCCTCGGGCCTACGACACGAGCGAGCCGATCGATGAGACGAAGCTGACCGCGGCTCTCGAGGCCGCGCGCTGGTCGCCGTCGGCCGCGAACACGCAGCCGTGGCGCTTCATCGTCGCCAGGCGCGGCACCCCCGAGTTCGACGCCATCACCGCGAACCTCATGGGCTTCAACCAGTTCTGGGCTGTCAACGCCGGCGCGCTCATCGTGGGTCTGACCCGCCGGGTGGATGCCGAGGGCAAGCCCATGCGCTGGGCCCAGTACGACCTCGGTCAGGCGCTCGCGCACTTCAGCGTGCAGGCGCACCACGACGGCCTGCACGTGCACCAGATGGGCGGCGTTCTCGTCGACGATCTGCGCTCGGCGTTCGACGTGAGCGACGACTTCGAGATCCTCAGCGTCACTGCGGTGGGCGTGCTCGGCGACGTGGACGACCTGCCCGAGAACACGCGCGAGCGCGAGCGCGCCCCGCGTCAGCGCCTCCCGCTTGACGAGCTGCTCCTCGTCAACGCGTAG
- a CDS encoding beta strand repeat-containing protein codes for MGGAVTVEVPAGTYALSHGTLNVGTQSGADITVQGSGAVIDGGGTTQIMTLDPSLAGGVAVTVDGIGFENGAANDPALGGGGAIIGGSGGLAADDSLTVHDSTFDNNVANTGTPNTTVIGGAIFFGGGSLSISDSSFTANSANGSSGGAVAFVAAAGGPQNLTVSGSTFSGNTTGAATTDAAALGGGALYVTGRGASPAATVTASTFTDNVSKGSAVGGRGGAIRVDVGSASVTASTFTGNQVAGSNAEGAAVSVESSASLQAHDDRITGNSGSAAVTSAAGSGSITDNWWGCNGGPGAAGCDTQSGFSTASPSLQLRVTANPSVVAAPATTSVLTADLLSDSGATAIPAASLGAFEGLPVTWAVTSGGGSVSPSSSNLASGAAGTTFTVPASGSAQITATFDNAHVPVTVGQAKPPEFTSAASTSVASGGTLAFPVTVSGTPTPTVSISGAPSWVSLSGGSLVGSVPSGATGPYTFTLSAANGVSPDASQPFTLTVTAVPVVTQNPSDVNTALAGTTVTFTAAATGYPTPTVQWQRSTDHGGTYTAISGANDTTLSLPVTLADDGTLVRAVFTNSTGSATTTAATLHVGAAPVFTSGDAATFTVGQPGSFAVAASGSPAPTISVGSGAPAWLTLNASDELVGTPPAGSGGVYLFTLTASNGFGTPATQPFTLTVNEAPVVTLQPANAAVNPGTAVTFTAGASGFPAPSVQWQVSTDGATFTDVSGATSDSYTLTPGLSDDGNEYRAIFTNAAGTATTSAATLAVGTAPTFTSANAATFTVGDGAQTFAVTVDGHPAPTLSVTGQPSWLSLSGSTLSGEPPAGSGGTYGFVLHATNSFGADVTQNFTLTVDESPAFSSPDTATATVGTAFALPVTTSGGYPVPTGLKVDGALPDGVTFTSGPSGSGLFSGTPAAGTGGVYPVTITTIGGDVDVAQNFTLTVDEAPAITSAAAVTFTRGVTQTVTITTAHAYPVPTLASSGTLPTGLTFVDNGDGTATLQGSTTDAAGTFDVTIRASNGVGADAVQSLDITVANAAAVPLPLLPPLTAGHLNGVPAHVTPLQVITVSGDGFAPFAPVTLGFYSTPQSLGTATADASGAFTASITIPAGTSGTHTIVAAGIDASGADAFLSAQTIVTPASSGSGSGTGSSSGATGNGVSGSTVADTGLPEDAVGTGILAAIVVLLGAAVLAARGVRRRASQK; via the coding sequence CGGCGGTGCCATCTTCTTCGGTGGCGGATCGCTGAGCATCTCCGACAGCTCGTTCACGGCGAACTCGGCGAACGGCAGCTCCGGTGGTGCCGTCGCATTCGTCGCGGCGGCGGGAGGACCGCAGAACCTCACGGTCTCAGGCTCCACGTTCAGCGGAAACACGACGGGGGCTGCGACGACGGATGCCGCGGCACTGGGCGGCGGGGCCCTCTACGTCACGGGGCGCGGCGCGTCACCCGCGGCGACTGTCACCGCATCAACGTTCACCGACAACGTGTCGAAGGGCTCAGCGGTAGGCGGACGCGGGGGCGCGATCAGGGTGGATGTGGGATCTGCTTCGGTGACGGCATCCACCTTCACCGGCAACCAGGTGGCAGGCTCGAATGCCGAGGGCGCCGCCGTGTCGGTCGAGTCCAGCGCGTCGCTCCAGGCTCACGACGATCGCATCACGGGCAACTCGGGCTCGGCCGCCGTCACGTCGGCTGCCGGGTCGGGCAGCATCACCGACAACTGGTGGGGATGCAACGGCGGTCCTGGCGCCGCCGGTTGCGACACGCAGTCCGGATTCTCCACGGCCTCTCCGTCGCTCCAGCTGCGCGTCACCGCGAACCCGTCCGTTGTCGCTGCGCCGGCCACGACGAGTGTGCTCACGGCCGATCTGCTGTCCGACTCCGGCGCGACGGCGATTCCGGCCGCGTCGCTCGGTGCGTTCGAAGGGCTCCCCGTCACCTGGGCAGTGACCAGCGGCGGCGGTTCCGTGAGCCCGAGTTCCAGCAATCTCGCGTCGGGCGCGGCGGGCACCACCTTCACGGTGCCGGCATCGGGGTCGGCGCAGATCACGGCGACGTTCGACAACGCGCACGTTCCCGTCACCGTCGGGCAGGCCAAGCCGCCCGAGTTCACGAGTGCGGCATCCACCTCGGTCGCCTCCGGGGGCACCCTGGCGTTCCCCGTGACGGTGTCGGGAACGCCCACGCCGACCGTCTCGATCTCGGGGGCGCCGTCGTGGGTGTCGCTGAGCGGCGGGTCCTTGGTCGGCAGCGTTCCGAGCGGGGCCACGGGGCCGTACACGTTCACGCTGTCGGCGGCCAACGGGGTGTCACCGGATGCCTCGCAGCCGTTCACCCTCACCGTCACCGCCGTCCCGGTGGTCACGCAGAACCCGAGTGACGTGAACACCGCACTCGCGGGCACCACCGTCACCTTCACCGCGGCGGCCACCGGCTATCCGACGCCGACCGTGCAGTGGCAGCGATCAACAGACCACGGCGGCACGTACACGGCCATCTCGGGTGCGAACGACACGACACTGTCGTTGCCCGTGACGCTGGCGGACGACGGAACGCTCGTGCGCGCCGTGTTCACCAACTCGACCGGATCTGCGACGACCACCGCGGCGACCCTGCACGTCGGCGCCGCGCCCGTCTTCACCAGTGGCGACGCCGCGACCTTCACCGTAGGACAGCCCGGCTCGTTCGCGGTGGCGGCATCCGGATCGCCGGCTCCGACGATCTCGGTCGGCAGCGGCGCGCCCGCGTGGCTCACGCTGAACGCGTCCGATGAGCTTGTCGGCACTCCACCCGCCGGATCTGGTGGGGTCTACCTGTTCACGCTCACGGCATCCAACGGGTTCGGGACTCCTGCGACGCAGCCGTTCACTCTCACGGTGAACGAGGCTCCGGTCGTCACGCTGCAGCCGGCGAACGCGGCGGTCAACCCCGGCACGGCCGTCACGTTCACGGCAGGGGCGAGCGGCTTCCCCGCACCGTCCGTGCAGTGGCAGGTTTCGACCGATGGAGCCACGTTCACCGACGTCTCCGGTGCGACGAGCGACTCCTACACGCTCACGCCCGGGCTGTCCGACGACGGCAACGAATATCGCGCCATCTTCACCAATGCGGCGGGAACCGCGACCACATCGGCGGCGACCCTGGCGGTCGGAACGGCACCCACGTTCACGAGCGCGAATGCGGCCACCTTCACGGTCGGAGACGGAGCGCAGACGTTCGCGGTGACGGTTGACGGGCATCCCGCTCCCACGCTCTCCGTGACCGGACAGCCCTCATGGTTGTCGCTGAGCGGCAGCACGCTCAGCGGTGAGCCTCCTGCGGGCTCGGGCGGCACGTACGGCTTCGTGCTGCACGCGACCAACAGCTTCGGCGCGGACGTCACACAGAACTTCACGCTCACCGTCGACGAGTCGCCCGCGTTCAGCAGTCCGGACACCGCGACCGCAACCGTCGGCACGGCGTTCGCGCTGCCGGTGACGACGTCGGGAGGGTACCCGGTGCCGACAGGGCTCAAAGTCGACGGAGCGCTGCCCGACGGTGTCACGTTCACGAGCGGACCCTCGGGCTCCGGCCTCTTCTCCGGGACTCCGGCGGCCGGAACAGGCGGTGTCTATCCGGTGACCATCACCACGATCGGCGGCGATGTCGACGTTGCACAGAACTTCACTCTGACGGTCGACGAGGCGCCGGCCATCACGAGCGCTGCAGCAGTGACCTTCACCCGCGGGGTGACGCAGACGGTGACCATCACCACCGCCCACGCGTACCCGGTGCCGACACTCGCGTCGTCGGGAACTCTGCCGACAGGACTGACGTTCGTCGACAACGGTGACGGAACCGCGACTCTGCAGGGCAGCACGACGGATGCCGCCGGCACCTTCGACGTGACGATCAGGGCATCGAACGGTGTCGGCGCCGACGCCGTTCAGTCGCTCGACATCACGGTCGCGAACGCTGCGGCCGTTCCGCTGCCCCTCCTGCCGCCGTTGACCGCAGGTCACCTGAACGGTGTTCCCGCCCACGTCACGCCGCTGCAGGTGATCACCGTCTCGGGTGACGGGTTCGCTCCGTTCGCGCCGGTGACGCTCGGCTTCTACTCGACGCCGCAGTCTCTGGGAACGGCGACCGCCGACGCCTCCGGCGCATTCACCGCGAGCATCACGATTCCGGCAGGCACCAGCGGAACTCACACCATCGTGGCGGCGGGCATCGACGCCTCTGGCGCGGACGCCTTCCTCTCCGCACAGACGATCGTGACGCCGGCGAGCTCGGGTTCGGGAAGCGGCACGGGTTCATCATCGGGTGCGACCGGCAACGGGGTCAGCGGTTCCACAGTCGCAGACACCGGGCTGCCTGAGGATGCCGTGGGCACCGGCATCCTCGCCGCCATCGTCGTTCTGCTCGGGGCCGCAGTGCTCGCGGCGCGCGGCGTGCGCCGGCGCGCCTCTCAGAAGTAG